In Sinorhizobium numidicum, the following proteins share a genomic window:
- a CDS encoding O-antigen ligase domain-containing protein: MNEAAIRTVARSRTRRASGRVGRRSRLAEENGLTEKARLAWPVRLLLISLFMPWTWHFGPLALSPYRLVLLTMVVPCLFFWITGRTGRIRSADVTLLLYCLWCSISLLVNHGYEASLQPAGILFVETAGAYLIARYYIRNADNFRDMIRLLFLIVVILLPFAVLEAVTRRNVLLEFCSLILPVLPTTDNLPVLPTTDNALRWGLARVRSVVEHPILFGVVCGSIFALAHLVLGCGEKAGRRWFRTGIVGATAFLSLSAGPITALAAQALLLCWNWFLREYAYRWRLLLAMVSTMWGCISLVANRSVPNLYLSYFSFDESSAYFRILIWTFGTESVLNHPFFGVGLNSWDRPSWMPPSIDMFWLIHAVLYGIPAAILMLLTLLLPLLSIGLLKGLNDRLEQYRAGYVIAMTGFFLVGWTVHFWSATYVLFLFLLGSGLWLLDVNPTGRDSTDTRPSLPARRLKARPPPRNRPQAGGPDGMVTRIARSR; encoded by the coding sequence GTGAACGAAGCTGCAATCCGCACAGTCGCGAGATCAAGGACGCGCCGCGCGTCAGGCCGGGTAGGGAGGCGATCCCGACTTGCTGAGGAAAACGGGCTCACCGAAAAAGCAAGGCTTGCCTGGCCGGTTCGTCTTCTGCTCATATCGCTGTTCATGCCTTGGACGTGGCATTTCGGACCGCTTGCACTTTCACCATATCGGCTCGTGCTTCTGACCATGGTCGTGCCATGTCTTTTTTTCTGGATTACAGGTCGGACCGGCCGAATCAGGAGCGCCGACGTCACGCTTCTCCTGTACTGCCTTTGGTGCTCGATCAGCCTGCTGGTCAATCACGGCTACGAGGCCAGCCTTCAGCCGGCAGGTATTCTCTTTGTCGAAACAGCCGGGGCATATTTAATCGCTCGGTATTACATTCGCAATGCGGACAACTTTCGTGACATGATCAGGCTGCTGTTCTTGATCGTTGTGATCCTACTTCCATTCGCGGTGCTGGAAGCCGTCACGAGACGCAACGTGCTGCTCGAGTTCTGTTCCCTCATTCTTCCCGTGCTTCCAACGACCGACAACCTTCCCGTGCTTCCAACGACCGACAACGCGTTGCGTTGGGGCTTGGCGCGCGTGCGGTCAGTCGTCGAACATCCTATTCTGTTCGGCGTCGTCTGCGGAAGTATCTTTGCGCTGGCGCATCTTGTGCTGGGCTGTGGCGAGAAAGCCGGCAGGCGATGGTTCAGAACCGGCATCGTTGGCGCTACGGCGTTCCTGAGTTTGTCAGCGGGACCGATCACCGCGCTGGCGGCGCAGGCGCTGCTCTTATGCTGGAACTGGTTTCTACGTGAATACGCGTATCGTTGGCGGCTGCTTTTGGCCATGGTGTCGACGATGTGGGGATGCATTTCCCTGGTAGCAAACCGGTCGGTGCCAAATCTCTATCTCAGCTATTTTTCCTTCGACGAGAGCTCGGCCTATTTTCGCATCCTGATATGGACATTCGGGACTGAGTCTGTGCTCAATCACCCGTTTTTTGGCGTTGGTCTGAACAGTTGGGACCGTCCCAGTTGGATGCCGCCGAGCATCGACATGTTTTGGCTGATACACGCTGTCCTCTATGGGATACCTGCGGCGATACTCATGCTTTTGACCCTCCTGCTCCCACTCCTGAGCATCGGCCTTCTCAAGGGCTTGAATGACAGGCTGGAGCAATACAGGGCAGGATACGTCATTGCGATGACGGGTTTTTTCCTGGTTGGATGGACGGTGCATTTCTGGAGTGCAACCTATGTCCTGTTTCTCTTCCTGCTGGGCAGCGGGTTATGGCTTTTGGACGTCAATCCCACTGGACGTGACTCGACCGACACTCGCCCCTCACTCCCTGCAAGGCGATTGAAAGCCCGTCCACCTCCTCGAAACCGCCCGCAGGCCGGCGGGCCCGACGGAATGGTCACGAGAATCGCCCGAAGCCGTTGA
- a CDS encoding sugar transferase — protein sequence MQAYFEANPEARGDWGCTQKLRHDPRLTVLGKYLRKYSVDELPQL from the coding sequence TTGCAGGCATATTTCGAAGCGAATCCAGAGGCACGAGGAGATTGGGGTTGCACCCAGAAACTGCGCCATGATCCGCGTCTTACGGTCCTGGGGAAGTACCTGCGCAAATATTCTGTCGACGAATTGCCGCAGCTCTAG
- a CDS encoding CpsD/CapB family tyrosine-protein kinase, whose amino-acid sequence MEQPKASLQEIRGSKRLAEQTIPSCARVESEVVWERLPPLQTDPRVIARSRIITASRLNPAHAPFDIMRTKLLQQLQQNNWTSVAITSPTPGCGKTFVALNLAFSLSNQKECRTLLLDLDLKRPQVGEMLGIQAPTSIENFLKGESEIEDVFLRHNDNLAIAANQQVAAFPAELLQSRETARVLEELRQSMRPDVILFDMPAMLSNDDVIAFLPNVDCVILVAAAEHSTLAEVDICEQELSEMTNVLGVVLNKCRFGPEKCGY is encoded by the coding sequence ATGGAACAGCCTAAAGCATCCCTGCAGGAAATTCGCGGATCAAAACGACTGGCGGAACAGACGATCCCGTCCTGTGCGCGGGTCGAAAGCGAAGTGGTCTGGGAGCGCCTGCCCCCGCTGCAAACCGATCCGCGGGTGATCGCCCGCAGCCGGATCATCACCGCAAGCCGGCTCAATCCGGCGCACGCACCGTTCGACATCATGCGGACAAAGCTCTTGCAGCAGCTGCAGCAAAACAATTGGACGTCCGTTGCGATCACCTCCCCAACGCCCGGCTGCGGAAAGACCTTTGTCGCATTGAACCTGGCGTTCAGCCTGTCCAACCAGAAAGAGTGTCGCACCCTACTGCTCGACCTGGATCTGAAACGACCACAGGTCGGCGAGATGCTTGGCATCCAGGCCCCGACTTCGATCGAGAATTTCCTGAAAGGCGAAAGCGAAATCGAGGACGTCTTTCTGCGCCACAACGACAATCTCGCAATCGCGGCGAACCAACAGGTCGCGGCGTTTCCGGCGGAGCTCTTGCAAAGCCGCGAGACGGCAAGGGTTCTTGAGGAACTGCGGCAAAGCATGAGGCCGGATGTCATCTTGTTCGACATGCCTGCCATGCTTTCCAACGACGATGTCATTGCATTTCTGCCGAACGTGGACTGCGTGATCCTCGTTGCGGCGGCGGAGCACAGCACTCTCGCTGAAGTTGATATCTGCGAGCAGGAGCTTTCTGAAATGACAAACGTTCTCGGTGTCGTCCTGAACAAGTGCCGATTTGGCCCCGAAAAATGTGGCTACTGA
- a CDS encoding calcium-binding protein, with protein sequence MIENLEIDGNIIIDAKNVTLKNIKLTTDDFNGIEVMGGATGFTLMDSEIDGGGTAHNGLMAQGTILRTNIHGVENGMTLYGPSEIRDNYIHGLAGDASSHFDGIEINGGHDIQILHNTVINPHDQTAAIMLDNWAAGLSNIKVDGNYLEGGGYTLYLDDNFSGGPVDDASISITNNQVGGGHWGDFALFGNTPVMSGNVGLGASPGTPTTPTTPTTPTTPITYTGTQGDDVLPLAGEPSDGNETYSGLGGNDVLKGGAGADTLDGGADADTASYDGSTAVDVNLATGAATGGDAAGDKFAAIENLRGSSNADTLGGNAGNNVLNGSGGSDKMAGLAGNDTYIVADAGDVVTESTGGGMDFVKAGVSFALGANVENLTLTGSANLNGTGNALKNTIAGNAGSNRLNGGAGDDEISGGAGNDTIDAASGADRVAGGAGADKFVFRQSLVKTSGADHITDFDSSDFIYFDASSGPTGALNSGAFGLSANALDGTDRFMYDAPNKALYYDSDGNGGAAKVLLATFDNGYTPSASDFLLY encoded by the coding sequence GTGATCGAAAATCTGGAGATCGATGGCAACATCATTATCGATGCCAAGAACGTCACCCTCAAGAACATCAAACTCACCACCGACGACTTCAATGGAATTGAAGTCATGGGCGGTGCCACCGGGTTCACGCTGATGGACAGCGAAATTGATGGCGGCGGCACGGCGCATAACGGTCTCATGGCTCAGGGAACGATCCTGCGCACCAACATCCATGGCGTGGAGAACGGCATGACCCTCTATGGGCCATCGGAGATCCGCGACAACTACATTCATGGTCTGGCGGGTGACGCTAGCTCGCACTTCGACGGTATCGAAATTAACGGCGGCCATGATATCCAGATACTGCACAACACCGTTATCAACCCACACGACCAAACAGCGGCGATCATGCTGGACAATTGGGCCGCGGGTCTCTCGAACATCAAGGTCGACGGCAATTATCTGGAAGGGGGCGGCTACACCCTCTATCTCGATGATAACTTCAGCGGCGGTCCCGTCGACGACGCCTCGATCAGCATCACCAACAACCAGGTCGGCGGTGGCCACTGGGGCGACTTCGCGCTCTTTGGCAACACCCCGGTCATGTCCGGCAATGTCGGCCTCGGCGCCTCGCCGGGCACACCAACCACACCCACCACACCAACAACACCAACAACACCCATCACATACACTGGCACCCAGGGCGACGACGTCCTGCCCCTCGCAGGCGAACCGAGCGACGGGAACGAGACCTATAGTGGACTGGGTGGTAATGATGTGCTGAAAGGCGGCGCCGGGGCCGATACCCTCGACGGCGGTGCCGACGCCGACACGGCAAGCTACGACGGTTCAACGGCTGTGGATGTCAATCTCGCGACCGGCGCTGCAACCGGAGGCGATGCGGCAGGCGATAAGTTCGCCGCCATCGAGAACCTGAGGGGCTCCAGTAATGCCGACACACTCGGCGGCAATGCCGGGAACAACGTACTTAACGGCAGCGGCGGTTCCGACAAAATGGCTGGCCTGGCAGGCAACGACACCTATATCGTGGCCGATGCCGGCGATGTCGTCACGGAAAGCACCGGCGGCGGCATGGACTTCGTAAAGGCCGGTGTCAGCTTCGCGCTCGGGGCCAATGTAGAGAACTTGACGCTGACCGGCAGCGCAAACCTGAACGGCACCGGCAATGCCCTGAAGAACACAATCGCAGGCAATGCCGGCAGCAACCGTCTCAATGGCGGGGCTGGCGATGACGAGATCTCCGGAGGCGCAGGCAACGACACGATCGATGCGGCGTCGGGCGCGGACCGGGTGGCCGGCGGTGCCGGCGCTGACAAGTTCGTGTTCCGCCAAAGTCTCGTCAAGACCTCTGGCGCCGATCACATCACGGACTTCGACTCGTCCGACTTCATCTATTTCGATGCGAGTTCGGGGCCGACCGGAGCTCTTAATTCTGGGGCATTCGGGCTCAGTGCGAACGCGCTCGATGGCACCGACCGCTTCATGTATGACGCTCCCAACAAAGCCCTCTATTACGATAGCGACGGCAATGGCGGCGCGGCAAAGGTATTGCTTGCCACCTTCGACAACGGCTACACGCCATCGGCGAGCGATTTCCTGCTTTATTGA
- a CDS encoding glycosyltransferase: MSASPQLSVVIPHLNELDNLHRCLAALDAQRAEGIPFEIIVVDNGSTVDPEPVCSRFEGVRLEREPVAGPGPARNRGAGVAQAELLAFIDADCVVQPGWLRAIINLMDKRPEIDLLAGDIGILMTDPARPSAIEAYESIYSYRARLYVERHGFAATGNMAVRTRVFRSVGPFGGISTMEDTEWGRGATAKGHRLVYLAEAQVLTPSCKTFGELARRWDRHVAHEYCKVGADPLARLRWLVVSAMICISPLAESLAVLRTDRVSGYRSRSLALICLTRVRFYRARRMLGLALHWNSAALLATWNRKS; encoded by the coding sequence ATGAGCGCGTCACCGCAACTCAGTGTCGTCATTCCGCATCTCAACGAGCTCGACAATCTGCATCGATGCTTGGCCGCTCTCGATGCTCAGCGCGCCGAAGGCATTCCGTTCGAGATTATAGTGGTGGACAACGGCTCGACCGTTGATCCGGAGCCAGTTTGTTCGCGTTTCGAGGGTGTGCGGTTGGAGCGTGAGCCCGTTGCCGGTCCGGGTCCGGCGCGCAACCGTGGTGCCGGCGTGGCCCAGGCGGAGCTGCTGGCCTTCATCGATGCCGATTGCGTGGTGCAGCCTGGCTGGCTTCGCGCCATTATCAATCTGATGGACAAAAGGCCCGAGATCGACCTGCTCGCCGGCGACATCGGAATCCTGATGACCGATCCCGCCCGGCCGAGCGCGATCGAAGCCTACGAGAGCATCTACAGCTACCGCGCTCGTCTCTACGTTGAGCGCCATGGATTTGCGGCGACCGGTAACATGGCGGTCCGTACGCGGGTCTTCCGTTCGGTCGGCCCCTTCGGCGGCATTTCCACGATGGAGGACACCGAATGGGGCAGAGGCGCAACCGCGAAGGGCCATCGACTTGTCTATTTGGCGGAAGCCCAGGTCCTCACGCCCTCGTGCAAAACTTTCGGCGAATTGGCGCGTCGGTGGGACCGGCACGTCGCCCACGAATATTGTAAGGTCGGCGCTGATCCTTTGGCACGTCTCCGATGGCTGGTCGTCTCGGCGATGATCTGCATTTCGCCGCTGGCCGAGAGCCTGGCGGTCCTGCGGACGGACCGGGTGTCGGGTTACCGGAGCCGGTCGCTCGCGCTCATATGCCTGACCCGGGTGCGTTTCTATCGCGCTCGGCGGATGCTTGGTCTGGCGCTACATTGGAATAGCGCGGCATTGCTCGCCACCTGGAACCGGAAGTCCTGA
- a CDS encoding FkbM family methyltransferase, with translation MRCGPVLEFGFPSQVPHVLLAFGDFIDPEYAFLRKIYRPGWIVADVGAAIGQFSVFAATLPAAKVHAFEPSSANVAALSRNIVRNGVSDRVEVHRIAFSNAEFEANFETRANAWLSGISETGTELVSVRTLTADFRRLGLDHVSVLKINVAGYEPQVIEGADAFLAKGGADILILLLGLASLPWYARLAANGYRFFYFHPNENALYEVTAFDADSVLAHRPWPARNIIAIHQSAMESRLDMWLPVRRI, from the coding sequence TTGCGGTGCGGACCGGTTCTCGAATTCGGCTTCCCGAGCCAGGTTCCGCATGTCCTTCTGGCCTTTGGGGATTTCATCGATCCGGAATACGCATTTCTCCGCAAGATCTATCGCCCAGGGTGGATCGTCGCAGACGTTGGCGCTGCCATTGGGCAGTTTTCTGTATTTGCTGCCACATTGCCCGCTGCCAAGGTCCACGCCTTCGAGCCGAGTTCTGCAAACGTCGCAGCTTTGTCGAGAAACATCGTCCGCAACGGGGTAAGCGATAGGGTAGAGGTCCATAGGATCGCTTTCTCAAACGCCGAATTCGAAGCGAATTTCGAGACCAGGGCAAATGCCTGGTTGAGCGGCATCAGCGAAACCGGGACAGAACTCGTGTCCGTTCGCACATTGACCGCTGACTTTCGAAGACTGGGATTGGATCACGTCTCGGTCCTCAAGATCAATGTCGCTGGATATGAGCCCCAGGTCATTGAAGGGGCCGACGCTTTTCTGGCCAAAGGCGGGGCCGACATATTGATACTTTTGCTCGGGCTGGCATCCCTGCCGTGGTATGCGAGGCTTGCCGCAAACGGCTACCGGTTCTTCTATTTCCATCCGAATGAGAATGCGCTCTATGAGGTCACTGCTTTCGATGCGGATTCAGTACTGGCGCACCGCCCCTGGCCCGCCCGCAACATCATTGCCATTCACCAGTCGGCTATGGAATCGCGCCTCGACATGTGGCTTCCGGTTCGCAGGATCTAA
- the wecB gene encoding non-hydrolyzing UDP-N-acetylglucosamine 2-epimerase produces MNTNSNRKDSGMRKVLIVYGTRPEAIKVAPLIRGIDRSLHCTSVVAVTGQHREMLDQVNKFFGIRPAHDLNVIRERQRLEDVTSRVLEGVAHVIQIEEPDAVLVQGDTTTCFAAALSAFYRKVPLIHLEAGLRTGDRNNPFPEEVNRRLTTQIAALHLAPTQTSKANLLHDGVDERGIVVTGNTVIDALLHAAAHRGRTTNPDLRKIAGKRSILITAHRRESWGEPMGRAARAISRLSKAFPEIVFLLPAHLNPVVRDVLLPPLAGLQNVLITQPLDYGDFVRAMRDCSIVLTDSGGVQEEAPTFGKPVLVMRETTDRPEAVAAGTVRLVGTDEALIVDEVSRLLTDRKAYRAMARAVNPYGDGQAAVRSVRAIEHFFGVGSLPSEFDTGLRLPAAQSAPGAARVVDDFAA; encoded by the coding sequence ATGAATACCAACAGCAATCGGAAGGATTCCGGTATGCGCAAGGTCCTGATTGTGTATGGCACGCGTCCGGAGGCGATCAAGGTAGCGCCGCTCATCCGCGGAATCGACCGTTCCCTCCATTGCACGTCTGTGGTCGCCGTCACTGGCCAGCACCGCGAGATGCTCGATCAGGTCAACAAGTTCTTCGGAATTCGACCCGCCCACGACCTCAACGTCATTAGGGAGCGCCAGAGGCTCGAGGACGTCACCAGTCGCGTTCTCGAGGGCGTTGCGCATGTCATTCAGATCGAGGAACCCGATGCGGTGCTCGTGCAGGGCGACACCACGACATGCTTTGCCGCCGCTCTTTCCGCTTTCTATCGCAAGGTGCCGCTCATTCACCTGGAGGCGGGGCTTAGAACCGGAGACCGTAACAACCCCTTTCCCGAGGAAGTCAACCGGCGGCTGACGACGCAGATAGCGGCGTTGCATCTGGCGCCGACGCAGACGTCGAAAGCGAACCTGCTGCATGACGGCGTCGACGAGCGTGGGATCGTCGTCACCGGCAATACGGTGATCGACGCCCTGCTTCACGCCGCTGCGCACCGCGGCAGGACCACCAACCCGGACCTCAGAAAGATTGCCGGTAAGAGGAGCATCCTGATCACAGCGCACCGGCGGGAGTCCTGGGGCGAACCGATGGGCAGGGCGGCCCGCGCTATTTCGCGGCTGTCGAAAGCGTTTCCGGAGATTGTCTTTCTGCTTCCGGCGCACCTTAACCCGGTCGTGCGCGACGTCCTGCTCCCACCTTTGGCTGGGCTTCAGAACGTGCTGATAACGCAACCCCTCGATTACGGTGATTTCGTCCGCGCCATGCGCGACTGCTCGATCGTGTTGACGGATAGCGGCGGCGTCCAGGAAGAGGCTCCAACATTCGGGAAACCGGTCCTCGTCATGCGCGAAACGACGGATCGCCCCGAGGCGGTTGCCGCAGGCACCGTCAGGCTCGTCGGTACCGACGAGGCGCTAATCGTCGATGAGGTTAGCCGGCTGTTGACGGACCGGAAGGCCTATCGGGCGATGGCGCGCGCAGTAAATCCCTATGGGGACGGGCAGGCCGCCGTCCGGTCGGTCCGGGCGATCGAGCATTTCTTCGGCGTGGGAAGTCTTCCGAGCGAATTCGACACCGGATTGCGCTTGCCGGCCGCACAGTCAGCGCCAGGCGCCGCGCGTGTCGTAGACGACTTTGCCGCCTAG
- a CDS encoding glycosyltransferase family 2 protein, translating to MHTVDIIVPCYQYGGFLNECVKSALSQQNVQVRVLIIDDASTDNTAEVASELALRDKSIVFHRHKANRGHITTYNEGIEWAAAEFLLLLSADDYLLPGALDRAVRVLTESSELGFAFGAAIVLHEDGSTEPMHPLGPAVMNSRRLTMEGIAFIARSRATNIVPTATAVVRTELQKHVGGYRHDLPHSADMEMWMRLAAQAPVGFVCAYQAVYRQHGLNMSRGYYGEYILRDLCQREKALDAAFSGLPAGTADAIQSYLLNDLALKAIREANTAFNHGNLTLCREILEYAVALSPGCKQSLPWAKLAFKLTIGPANWRVLSSAKRLLQQNLKPLQRGPARMRDTQKRVGRSPDERNGG from the coding sequence ATGCATACGGTCGACATTATTGTACCATGTTATCAATACGGGGGCTTTTTAAATGAATGCGTAAAGAGTGCCCTATCGCAGCAAAACGTCCAAGTCAGAGTACTAATTATTGATGATGCATCAACCGACAATACTGCAGAGGTGGCATCCGAGCTAGCGTTGCGTGACAAAAGCATCGTATTCCATCGACATAAAGCCAACAGAGGACACATCACGACTTACAATGAGGGAATTGAATGGGCTGCGGCAGAGTTCCTTTTGCTGCTCTCTGCCGATGACTATTTATTGCCTGGCGCCCTTGACCGCGCTGTGCGCGTCTTGACGGAATCTTCTGAGCTGGGATTCGCCTTCGGCGCCGCAATCGTATTGCACGAGGACGGTTCAACCGAGCCAATGCATCCACTCGGTCCTGCGGTCATGAATTCTAGACGGTTAACTATGGAAGGCATAGCCTTTATTGCTCGCAGCCGGGCGACGAATATCGTTCCAACTGCTACCGCCGTGGTACGCACGGAGTTGCAGAAGCATGTTGGCGGGTATCGTCATGACCTGCCACATAGCGCAGATATGGAAATGTGGATGAGACTGGCCGCCCAGGCACCGGTGGGGTTCGTTTGTGCCTATCAAGCCGTGTACAGACAACACGGCCTCAACATGTCTCGGGGCTACTACGGCGAATATATTCTGCGGGACCTTTGTCAGCGGGAGAAAGCACTCGATGCTGCATTTAGCGGCTTACCTGCCGGTACTGCAGACGCTATCCAATCCTATCTGCTCAACGACCTTGCACTTAAGGCGATACGCGAGGCAAACACGGCTTTCAACCACGGCAACCTTACCCTTTGTCGCGAAATACTAGAATACGCCGTCGCACTCTCGCCCGGGTGCAAGCAGTCGCTACCTTGGGCCAAACTTGCCTTCAAGCTAACTATCGGCCCTGCCAACTGGCGTGTGCTCAGTTCCGCGAAGCGCCTCCTACAGCAGAATCTGAAGCCCTTGCAACGGGGACCCGCTCGGATGCGCGACACACAAAAGCGGGTAGGGCGCTCGCCCGACGAAAGAAACGGGGGATGA
- a CDS encoding GumC family protein — translation MNSADARFYTSILFRRLPYLVAIVTVALGVAVTVAYVLPPVYRASAKILVEAPQIPADLARSTVPMQANQQLQVIRQEITTRDDLIRLAGKLDIYGKNKPSDQDVVDDMRSRITFEETDLGSSHGGPGTLVFSVAFTADEPHLAATVVNEVVELMLLKQQQQRTARAVETLQFFNQEVTRLGSDLKRIETEILRFKNENANTLPESRDFRRSQQISQQERLISLEREESDLRARRSNLVESYALTGQIVDANGATPEQQMLLDLNRALAEQLAIFSETSPNIVALRARIASLQDAPRSRPSTETSSASDKRRLSALDSPLSYIDERLRTIGREKAVITQRIVALTTSITATPASETVLYSLERNRTNLQTQYNTAIARRAEALIGEQIERRSDGGRFTLLEPATPPESPVGPKRRLIALGGAVGGVALAVAFMLLLEVLSGTIRRPVELVRMLGHQPLATIPYIATADEMRIRTWRTVMAVFSAAAVPISLILVLYLFMQLSVVFPNTHSWLVALGS, via the coding sequence ATGAATAGCGCGGATGCACGCTTCTATACTTCGATCCTTTTCAGAAGGTTGCCTTACCTGGTGGCGATAGTCACCGTTGCGCTGGGGGTCGCCGTGACCGTAGCCTATGTGCTGCCGCCGGTTTATCGCGCCAGCGCCAAGATCCTGGTGGAGGCACCGCAGATCCCCGCGGATCTGGCGCGATCGACCGTGCCGATGCAGGCCAACCAGCAACTGCAGGTCATTCGACAGGAGATCACGACGCGCGACGATCTCATCCGGCTCGCCGGCAAGCTCGACATCTACGGGAAGAACAAGCCGTCCGACCAGGATGTCGTCGACGACATGCGATCCCGCATCACATTCGAAGAGACTGATTTGGGTTCGTCTCACGGTGGCCCTGGCACCTTGGTGTTCAGCGTCGCCTTCACGGCGGATGAGCCCCATCTGGCGGCAACGGTCGTCAACGAGGTCGTCGAACTGATGCTGCTCAAGCAGCAGCAGCAACGAACTGCGCGCGCCGTCGAAACATTGCAGTTCTTCAATCAGGAGGTCACGAGACTTGGGTCGGATTTGAAGCGGATCGAGACCGAGATCCTGAGATTCAAGAACGAGAACGCTAACACTCTTCCCGAAAGTCGCGATTTCCGGCGCAGCCAGCAAATAAGCCAGCAGGAGAGACTCATCTCGCTCGAGCGCGAAGAGTCAGATCTGCGCGCCAGGCGCAGCAATCTAGTCGAGAGTTACGCCCTTACCGGGCAGATCGTCGACGCCAACGGGGCGACGCCGGAACAGCAGATGCTGCTGGACCTGAACCGGGCGCTTGCCGAGCAGCTCGCGATCTTTTCGGAAACCAGTCCAAACATCGTGGCCCTTCGTGCGCGGATCGCCTCGTTGCAGGATGCGCCGCGCTCGAGACCCTCCACGGAAACCTCATCGGCCAGCGACAAGAGACGGCTTTCCGCGCTCGACTCTCCGCTCTCCTATATCGATGAGCGCTTGCGCACGATCGGTCGGGAAAAGGCAGTGATCACGCAGCGCATCGTCGCGCTGACGACATCGATCACGGCGACGCCTGCCAGCGAAACCGTTCTATATTCGCTCGAGCGGAACCGAACAAATCTTCAGACGCAATACAACACTGCGATCGCGAGACGTGCTGAGGCTTTAATCGGAGAACAGATTGAGAGACGTTCCGACGGAGGCCGCTTCACCCTCCTCGAACCCGCGACCCCACCTGAGTCTCCGGTAGGCCCCAAGCGTCGCCTTATTGCTCTCGGCGGCGCGGTGGGCGGCGTGGCATTGGCCGTCGCATTCATGCTGTTGCTCGAAGTTCTAAGTGGAACGATACGGAGGCCGGTCGAGCTCGTGCGAATGCTTGGCCACCAGCCGCTCGCCACCATCCCTTATATCGCGACGGCTGACGAGATGCGGATCCGCACCTGGCGAACCGTTATGGCGGTATTTTCCGCCGCGGCCGTTCCGATATCGCTGATTCTCGTACTCTATCTTTTTATGCAACTTTCAGTTGTATTTCCGAATACCCATTCGTGGCTTGTTGCACTTGGTTCGTGA